The following are encoded together in the Culex pipiens pallens isolate TS chromosome 1, TS_CPP_V2, whole genome shotgun sequence genome:
- the LOC120429546 gene encoding uncharacterized protein LOC120429546 — protein sequence MKMFKCLLVISCLASVCLAHSASAAQSINSNTIDDGQQDGQQQTPRSGSYLGEIKYLYKTYQDCASSDVSTCLKLKLFTILDRVARSLKDFKISEGIKFVRDQEVPIDSTPVKSEAQLETELPRSMDEKERSLNSMLFDKVLSFFQTHTLQVKFPSSEEIKRSMEEVRGQGGFGGGSGGIGGKDKDKKNGHWIMIPLLLGSTLVPLAFGALALLAGKALIVSKLALALASIIGIKKLISSGGGHHESAHEVVVSGGHGGGWGRIGNAQGLAYNGYGHYAQ from the exons ATGAAGATGTTCAAGTGTTTACTGGTGATAAGCTGCCTAGCTTCGGTGTGCCTCGCCCACAGTGCTTCCGCCGCGCAGTCCATCAACTCGAACACGATCGACGATGGTCAGCAGGACGGCCAGCAGCAGACGCCCCGCTCCGGGTCGTACCTCGGTGAGATCAAGTACCTGTACAAGACGTACCAGGACTGTGCCAGCTCGGACGTGTCGACCTGCCTGAAGCTGAAGCTGTTCACCATCCTGGACCGCGTGGCGCGATCGCTCAAGGACTTCAAGATCTCCGAGGGAATCAAGTTCGTCCGCGACCAGGAAGTGCCCATCGACAGCACCCCAGTGAAGAGCGAAGCCCAGCTTGAAACCGAACTGCCCCGCTCGATGGACGAGAAGGAACGCTCGCTGAACTCGATGCTCTTCGACAAGGTTCTGTCCTTCTTCCAAACCCACACCCTGCAA GTCAAGTTCCCGTCCAGCGAGGAGATCAAGCGCTCGATGGAGGAGGTCCGCGGCCAGGGAGGTTTCGGCGGTGGCTCCGGAGGAATCGGCGGCAAGGACAAGGACAAGAAGAACGGACACTGGATCATGATCCCGCTGCTGCTCGGCTCCACCCTGGTCCCGCTCGCTTTCGGTGCCCTCGCTCTGCTCGCCGGTAAGGCCCTGATCGTCTCCAAGCTCGCCCTCGCCCTTGCCTCGATCATCGGAATCAAGAAACTGATCTCCAGCGGCGGTGGCCACCACGAGTCTGCCCATGAGGTCGTCGTCTCTGGCGGACACGGTGGCGGCTGGGGCCGCATCGGCAACGCCCAAGGCCTGGCGTACAATGGCTACGGACACTACGCCCAGTAA